One stretch of Argiope bruennichi chromosome 3, qqArgBrue1.1, whole genome shotgun sequence DNA includes these proteins:
- the LOC129962723 gene encoding medium-chain acyl-CoA ligase ACSF2, mitochondrial-like isoform X1, whose protein sequence is MMESLILHASDVFTVFSLKTFYYLIKDLVTSLLPRRGILIVFTMNYFRIQKSILGFSKLHYISARCFSDAHTKIRNSYYFMPGDIMLSSLRLGDIVDVSADKCGDHTAVISVHQNISKTYSKLRDEAERLASGLLSIGLRKGDRIGLCAPNCYEWPLTQFAAAKAGLILVNINPASQSMELEFCLKKVDCKALVIPDVFKTQDYYKILCNIIPDLPRSAPGKLQNSKLPSLESIIMISDHHNDGVLNLKDVLDGGNKESDALLSKIEKSIQFDDPVNIQFTSGTTGTPKGAVLTHHNVMNNALLSGKRYGFDLKRPISLCHLPLFHSFGCVQASLATYFFQGTCVLPTGGFDAVASLKAIEKHKCSILFGTPTMYVDLIRNFQLDRFDIATLKQAVVGGAAPPASLVRDFKQILGITDAMVGYGATETSPAICITKRDDYFENIVNGVMKLIEYSEAKIVDSNGEVVPVNTQGELCARGHVTFLGYWDEEKKTAEVLDKARWYHTGDLATMNEYGFVKIVGRIKEMIIRGGENIYPQEVENFLNSHPAVLEVHVCGVPDQRMGEEACAWICLKEGMNLTAEQVKEFCKGKISHFKIPRYIMFVEEFPKTQSGKVKKFEMSKISIEKLKL, encoded by the exons GTTTTCACTGTATTCAGTTTAAAgacgttttattatttaataaaggatCTCGTTACTTCATTGCTGCCGAGAAGAGGAATACTTATAGTGTTCACcatgaattattttagaattcaaaagtCAATTCTAGGTTTTTCAAAGTTGCATTACATAAGTGCCAG ATGTTTTAGTGATGCACATACCAAAATTAGAAACAGTTATTATTTCATGCCTGGGGACATTATGCTTTCTAGCCTTCGGCTAGGAGATATCGTGGATGTGAGCGCAGATAAGTGTGGTGATCATACTGCAGTCATTTCAGTTCATCAAAACATATCCAAGACATATTCGAAATTAAGAGAtgag gctGAACGATTAGCTTCTGGTTTATTATCCATTGGCTTAAGAAAAGGCGACAGAATCGGTCTATGTGCGCCAAACTGTTACGAATGGCCTTTGACACAATTTGCTGCAGCCAAAGCTGGTTTGATTTTG gtgAACATTAACCCTGCATCTCAAAGTATGGAATTGGAGTTCTGcttaaaaaag GTTGATTGCAAAGCACTTGTAATACCTGACGTTTTCAAGACACAAGATTATTATAAGATCCTTTGTAACATTATACCAGATTTACCACGAAGTGCACCTGGAAAATTGCAAAACAGCAA gttGCCAAGTTTGGAAAGTATAATAATGATTTCTGATCATCACAATGA TGGAGTACTTAATTTGAAAGATGTCCTTGATGGAGGCAACAAAGAAAGTGATGCGCTGCTGTCAAAAATTGAAAAGTCAATACAGTTTGATGATCCTGTAAACATTCAGTTCACATCC gGAACAACAGGTACACCTAAAGGCGCAGTACTTACGCACCATAACGTTATGAATAATGCTCTACTTTCAGGGAAAAGATATGGATTTGATTTAAAG AGACCCATATCGCTTTGTCATCTACCGCTGTTCCATTCATTTGGATGTGTGCAAGCTTCTTTAGCAACTTATTTTTTTCAAGGCACATGTGTTCTCCCAACAGGTGGTTTTGATGCTGTTGCAAGCTTGAAAGCTATTGAAAAACACAA aTGCTCTATCCTATTTGGAACTCCAACCATGTACGTGGATTTGATTCGTAACTTCCAGCTTGACAGGTTTGATATAGCAACCTTAAAACAAg CTGTTGTAGGAGGCGCTGCACCCCCTGCCAGTCTTGTGAGAGATTTCAAACAAATTCTTGGCATAACAGATGCTATG GTCGGATACGGAGCAACTGAAACAAGTCCTGCTATTTGCATCACTAAACgtgatgattattttgaaaatatagtcAATGGAGTAATGAAGCTAATAGAATATTCCGAA GCGAAGATCGTTGACAGTAACGGAGAAGTAGTTCCAGTAAATACTCAAGGTGAACTTTGTGCTAGAGGACATGTCACATTTTTAGGATATTGGGATGAGGAAAAGAAAACAGCAGAAGTTTTAGATAAAGCACGTTGGTATCACAcagg AGACCTTGCAACTATGAACGAATATGGGTTTGTAAAAATTGTcggaagaataaaagaaatgattatccGAGGCGGAGAAAACATATATCCTCAAGAagttgaaaatttcttaaactcTCACCCAGCTGTTCTCGAAGTTCAT GTTTGTGGCGTTCCCGATCAAAGAATGGGCGAAGAAGCATGTGCTTGGATTTGTCTTAAAGAAGGCATGAACCTTACTGCAGAACAAGTGAAAGAATTTTGTAAAGGAAAG ataagCCATTTCAAGATTCCTCGATATATAATGTTTGTTGAAGAATTTCCAAAGACGCAATCTGGAAAAGTGAAGAAGTTTGAAATGTCGAAGATTTCAATTGAAAAACTAAAACTGTGA
- the LOC129962723 gene encoding medium-chain acyl-CoA ligase ACSF2, mitochondrial-like isoform X2 — protein sequence MNYFRIQKSILGFSKLHYISARCFSDAHTKIRNSYYFMPGDIMLSSLRLGDIVDVSADKCGDHTAVISVHQNISKTYSKLRDEAERLASGLLSIGLRKGDRIGLCAPNCYEWPLTQFAAAKAGLILVNINPASQSMELEFCLKKVDCKALVIPDVFKTQDYYKILCNIIPDLPRSAPGKLQNSKLPSLESIIMISDHHNDGVLNLKDVLDGGNKESDALLSKIEKSIQFDDPVNIQFTSGTTGTPKGAVLTHHNVMNNALLSGKRYGFDLKRPISLCHLPLFHSFGCVQASLATYFFQGTCVLPTGGFDAVASLKAIEKHKCSILFGTPTMYVDLIRNFQLDRFDIATLKQAVVGGAAPPASLVRDFKQILGITDAMVGYGATETSPAICITKRDDYFENIVNGVMKLIEYSEAKIVDSNGEVVPVNTQGELCARGHVTFLGYWDEEKKTAEVLDKARWYHTGDLATMNEYGFVKIVGRIKEMIIRGGENIYPQEVENFLNSHPAVLEVHVCGVPDQRMGEEACAWICLKEGMNLTAEQVKEFCKGKISHFKIPRYIMFVEEFPKTQSGKVKKFEMSKISIEKLKL from the exons atgaattattttagaattcaaaagtCAATTCTAGGTTTTTCAAAGTTGCATTACATAAGTGCCAG ATGTTTTAGTGATGCACATACCAAAATTAGAAACAGTTATTATTTCATGCCTGGGGACATTATGCTTTCTAGCCTTCGGCTAGGAGATATCGTGGATGTGAGCGCAGATAAGTGTGGTGATCATACTGCAGTCATTTCAGTTCATCAAAACATATCCAAGACATATTCGAAATTAAGAGAtgag gctGAACGATTAGCTTCTGGTTTATTATCCATTGGCTTAAGAAAAGGCGACAGAATCGGTCTATGTGCGCCAAACTGTTACGAATGGCCTTTGACACAATTTGCTGCAGCCAAAGCTGGTTTGATTTTG gtgAACATTAACCCTGCATCTCAAAGTATGGAATTGGAGTTCTGcttaaaaaag GTTGATTGCAAAGCACTTGTAATACCTGACGTTTTCAAGACACAAGATTATTATAAGATCCTTTGTAACATTATACCAGATTTACCACGAAGTGCACCTGGAAAATTGCAAAACAGCAA gttGCCAAGTTTGGAAAGTATAATAATGATTTCTGATCATCACAATGA TGGAGTACTTAATTTGAAAGATGTCCTTGATGGAGGCAACAAAGAAAGTGATGCGCTGCTGTCAAAAATTGAAAAGTCAATACAGTTTGATGATCCTGTAAACATTCAGTTCACATCC gGAACAACAGGTACACCTAAAGGCGCAGTACTTACGCACCATAACGTTATGAATAATGCTCTACTTTCAGGGAAAAGATATGGATTTGATTTAAAG AGACCCATATCGCTTTGTCATCTACCGCTGTTCCATTCATTTGGATGTGTGCAAGCTTCTTTAGCAACTTATTTTTTTCAAGGCACATGTGTTCTCCCAACAGGTGGTTTTGATGCTGTTGCAAGCTTGAAAGCTATTGAAAAACACAA aTGCTCTATCCTATTTGGAACTCCAACCATGTACGTGGATTTGATTCGTAACTTCCAGCTTGACAGGTTTGATATAGCAACCTTAAAACAAg CTGTTGTAGGAGGCGCTGCACCCCCTGCCAGTCTTGTGAGAGATTTCAAACAAATTCTTGGCATAACAGATGCTATG GTCGGATACGGAGCAACTGAAACAAGTCCTGCTATTTGCATCACTAAACgtgatgattattttgaaaatatagtcAATGGAGTAATGAAGCTAATAGAATATTCCGAA GCGAAGATCGTTGACAGTAACGGAGAAGTAGTTCCAGTAAATACTCAAGGTGAACTTTGTGCTAGAGGACATGTCACATTTTTAGGATATTGGGATGAGGAAAAGAAAACAGCAGAAGTTTTAGATAAAGCACGTTGGTATCACAcagg AGACCTTGCAACTATGAACGAATATGGGTTTGTAAAAATTGTcggaagaataaaagaaatgattatccGAGGCGGAGAAAACATATATCCTCAAGAagttgaaaatttcttaaactcTCACCCAGCTGTTCTCGAAGTTCAT GTTTGTGGCGTTCCCGATCAAAGAATGGGCGAAGAAGCATGTGCTTGGATTTGTCTTAAAGAAGGCATGAACCTTACTGCAGAACAAGTGAAAGAATTTTGTAAAGGAAAG ataagCCATTTCAAGATTCCTCGATATATAATGTTTGTTGAAGAATTTCCAAAGACGCAATCTGGAAAAGTGAAGAAGTTTGAAATGTCGAAGATTTCAATTGAAAAACTAAAACTGTGA